The Bombus fervidus isolate BK054 chromosome 3, iyBomFerv1, whole genome shotgun sequence genome includes a window with the following:
- the LOC139998366 gene encoding uncharacterized protein isoform X1 encodes MELREVNRTFDTAEETTELLSPSHRDNIEIESYFIEYAIQKEMINRNRCPASRRLLSQTAHLADFTFTNGNNQKDTSSVGISMIHTSNANWPPSRKREEARALENLRKRVEQSKLYKANRISDTCGSTSTSSVLNNDQIHQLDNRPKLLKKILSNRPMSIAHDSNDLETDWRDSEFITECLCWHNVYRQRHNAPPLTMSPQLCEYAQTWANHLAHTNTFYYRNDREVGQNLYCRPGGAVPTDVTGQDVASYWYSAVKQYDFLKEPDILHANVNAGHFTQVIWASSRYFGVGKARSRSGKIIVVANYQPVGNISGQFQTNVLPPLPENVNITLSSQQQPSLKVFRDHYIASDSPPLASSSVPLSDTASTDSDHSSVSSTQ; translated from the exons ATGGAGTTACGCGAAGTGAATCGCACTTTTGATACTGCGGAAGAAACTACGGAACTTTTATCGCCATCCCATCGCGATAACATCGAAATTGAAAGTTATTTCATCGAATACGCTATTCaaaaagaaatgataaatCGCAATCGATGTCCCGCTAGCCGTCGTTTACTTAGTCAAACGGCTCATTTGGCAGATTTTACTTTTACTAATGGCAATAATCAAAAG GATACGTCGTCCGTCGGTATCAGTATGATTCATACTTCGAACGCAAATTGGCCTCCTTCTAGAAAAAGGGAAGAGGCAAGAGCGTTGGAAAATCTCCGAAAAAGAGTGGAGCAATCGAAATTATATAAAGCAAATCGAATTTCAGATACCTGCGGATCGACTTCTACATCTTCGGTTTTGAATAATGATCAAATTCATCAGCTTGACAATCGACCGAAGCTGTTAAAAAAG ATCCTGAGTAACAGGCCGATGAGTATCGCACATGATAGTAACGATTTGGAGACTGACTGGCGAGATAGCGAATTTATAACGGAATGTTTATGCTGGCACAATGTTTATCGACAAAGACACAATGCTCCACCCTTAACCATGTCGCCGCAG TTGTGTGAGTATGCACAAACATGGGCCAATCATTTAGCACACACCAACACATTTTACTATAGAAACGATCGAGAAGTTGGACAAAATCTTTATTGTCGACCTGGTGGTGCTGTCCCTACCGATGTAACTGGGCAAGATGTTGCATCATATTGGTATTCAGCGGTGAAACAATATGACTTTTTAAAAGAACCGGATATTCTTCATGCTAATGTAAACGCAG GTCATTTTACGCAAGTAATTTGGGCAAGCAGTCGTTATTTCGGGGTTGGAAAAGCACGTAGTAGAAGCGGAAAAATCATCGTAGTAGCCAATTATCAACCTGTTGGTAATATATCCGGACAATTTCAAACTAACGTATTACCCCCCTTACccgaaaatgtaaatatcacTTTATCATCTCAGCAACAACCATCCTTAAAAGTCTTTCGTGACCATTACATTGCGTCTGATTCGCCACCACTAGCATCATCCTCTGTACCGCTTTCGGATACAGCATCAACGGACAGTGATCATTCTTCCGTTAGTTCTACGCAATAA
- the LOC139998366 gene encoding uncharacterized protein isoform X2 — protein sequence MELREVNRTFDTAEETTELLSPSHRDNIEIESYFIEYAIQKEMINRNRCPASRRLLSQTAHLADFTFTNGNNQKDTSSVGISMIHTSNANWPPSRKREEARALENLRKRVEQSKLYKANRISDTCGSTSTSSVLNNDQIHQLDNRPKLLKKILSNRPMSIAHDSNDLETDWRDSEFITECLCWHNVYRQRHNAPPLTMSPQLCEYAQTWANHLAHTNTFYYRNDREVGQNLYCRPGGAVPTDVTGQDVASYWYSAVKQYDFLKEPDILHANVNAGHFTQVIWASSRYFGVGKARSRSGKIIVVANYQPVATTILKSLS from the exons ATGGAGTTACGCGAAGTGAATCGCACTTTTGATACTGCGGAAGAAACTACGGAACTTTTATCGCCATCCCATCGCGATAACATCGAAATTGAAAGTTATTTCATCGAATACGCTATTCaaaaagaaatgataaatCGCAATCGATGTCCCGCTAGCCGTCGTTTACTTAGTCAAACGGCTCATTTGGCAGATTTTACTTTTACTAATGGCAATAATCAAAAG GATACGTCGTCCGTCGGTATCAGTATGATTCATACTTCGAACGCAAATTGGCCTCCTTCTAGAAAAAGGGAAGAGGCAAGAGCGTTGGAAAATCTCCGAAAAAGAGTGGAGCAATCGAAATTATATAAAGCAAATCGAATTTCAGATACCTGCGGATCGACTTCTACATCTTCGGTTTTGAATAATGATCAAATTCATCAGCTTGACAATCGACCGAAGCTGTTAAAAAAG ATCCTGAGTAACAGGCCGATGAGTATCGCACATGATAGTAACGATTTGGAGACTGACTGGCGAGATAGCGAATTTATAACGGAATGTTTATGCTGGCACAATGTTTATCGACAAAGACACAATGCTCCACCCTTAACCATGTCGCCGCAG TTGTGTGAGTATGCACAAACATGGGCCAATCATTTAGCACACACCAACACATTTTACTATAGAAACGATCGAGAAGTTGGACAAAATCTTTATTGTCGACCTGGTGGTGCTGTCCCTACCGATGTAACTGGGCAAGATGTTGCATCATATTGGTATTCAGCGGTGAAACAATATGACTTTTTAAAAGAACCGGATATTCTTCATGCTAATGTAAACGCAG GTCATTTTACGCAAGTAATTTGGGCAAGCAGTCGTTATTTCGGGGTTGGAAAAGCACGTAGTAGAAGCGGAAAAATCATCGTAGTAGCCAATTATCAACCTGTTG CAACAACCATCCTTAAAAGTCTTTCGTGA